The Centroberyx gerrardi isolate f3 chromosome 12, fCenGer3.hap1.cur.20231027, whole genome shotgun sequence genome has a window encoding:
- the dnajc28 gene encoding dnaJ homolog subfamily C member 28 isoform X2 encodes MSCTLHLLVARSDFCHGRCLLLLCRQSLLLRAFSSRPQISRSLRESYRLLQLPGEGGSSPAQVKEAYLRLAKLYHPDSGAATADAVLFARVEEAYRAVLAHQSQTKKRDGVKEAEDEESKGMAPQHRHYLSYEGVGSGTPSQRERQYRQFRVDRAAEQVLDYRQREHERAAAAEGALVERDMRQRSRKIKITQAVDRLVEDLIQESMARGDFRNLSGAGKPLSKFEHNPYADPMTHNLNRILIDNGYQPPWIVTQRDIRETTATFRSRLLEGRARLGDPMTPKEHSQWEQLCGSVGEELVKLNKMVDNFNLIVPMLNMQMVHFSLAREIDRAEKAAHQHRQDQEKEREKERERRKEEKKRTNAAPRLKDTKQAAPVLQGCR; translated from the exons ATGAGTTGCACCTTACATCTGTTGGTTGCCCGCAGTGACTTCTGCCATGGCCGCTGTCTACTGCTGTTGTGTCGACAGTCCCTGCTGCTCCGGGCGTTCAGCTCCAGGCCCCAGATCAGCCGCAGCCTGCGAGAGAGCTacagactgctgcagctgcCAGGCGAGGGGGGCAGCAGCCCTGCGCAGGTGAAAGAGGCCTACCTGCGCCTGGCCAAGCTCTACCATCCTGATTCTGGGGCTGCGACTGCAGATGCAGTCCTGTTTGCTCGGGTTGAAGAGGCCTACCGTGCCGTCCTGGCACATCAGAGCCAGACCAAGAAACGTGATGGAGTGAAGGAAGCGGAGGATGAGGAGTCAAAAGGCATGGCACCTCAACATAGACACTACCTCAGCTATGAGGGTGTAGGCTCAGGCACACCCAGCCAGCGTGAACGTCAGTACCGGCAGTTTCGTGTAGACCGGGCAGCCGAGCAGGTTTTGGACTACCGGCAGAGGGAGCATGAGAGAGCAGCTGCCGCGGAGGGAGCGCTGGTGGAAAGGGACATGCGTCAGCGCAGCCGGAAGATTAAGATCACCCAGGCTGTGGATAGGCTGGTGGAGGACCTGATCCAAGAGTCCATGGCCCGCGGAGACTTCAGGAACCTAAGCGGAGCTGGAAAGCCCCTCAGCAAGTTTGAGCACAATCCATACGCTGATCCTATGACCCACAACCTCAACCGCATCCTCATAGACAATGGCTACCAGCCACCCTGGATCGTCACCCAGCGTGACATCCGAGAGACAACCGCTACGTTCCGCAGTCGGCTGCTGGAGGGGAGGGCCAGGCTGGGTGACCCCATGACCCCCAAAGAGCACAGCCAGTGGGAGCAGCTGTGTGGATCTGTAGGGGAGGAGCTGGTGAAACTTAACAAGATGGTGGACAATTTCAACCTCATTGTACCAATGCTCAACATGCAAATGGTTCACTTCAGTTTGGCCCGGGAGATTGACCGTGCTGAGAAAGCAGCCCACCAGCACAGACAGGAccaagagaaggagagagagaaagagagagagaggaggaaggaggagaaaaaaagaaccaATGCAGCACCGAGGCTTAAAGACACTAAGCAAG CTGCTCCAGTGTTGCAGGGTTGCAGATGA
- the dnajc28 gene encoding dnaJ homolog subfamily C member 28 isoform X1 translates to MSCTLHLLVARSDFCHGRCLLLLCRQSLLLRAFSSRPQISRSLRESYRLLQLPGEGGSSPAQVKEAYLRLAKLYHPDSGAATADAVLFARVEEAYRAVLAHQSQTKKRDGVKEAEDEESKGMAPQHRHYLSYEGVGSGTPSQRERQYRQFRVDRAAEQVLDYRQREHERAAAAEGALVERDMRQRSRKIKITQAVDRLVEDLIQESMARGDFRNLSGAGKPLSKFEHNPYADPMTHNLNRILIDNGYQPPWIVTQRDIRETTATFRSRLLEGRARLGDPMTPKEHSQWEQLCGSVGEELVKLNKMVDNFNLIVPMLNMQMVHFSLAREIDRAEKAAHQHRQDQEKEREKERERRKEEKKRTNAAPRLKDTKQGLMSWMQNLLR, encoded by the coding sequence ATGAGTTGCACCTTACATCTGTTGGTTGCCCGCAGTGACTTCTGCCATGGCCGCTGTCTACTGCTGTTGTGTCGACAGTCCCTGCTGCTCCGGGCGTTCAGCTCCAGGCCCCAGATCAGCCGCAGCCTGCGAGAGAGCTacagactgctgcagctgcCAGGCGAGGGGGGCAGCAGCCCTGCGCAGGTGAAAGAGGCCTACCTGCGCCTGGCCAAGCTCTACCATCCTGATTCTGGGGCTGCGACTGCAGATGCAGTCCTGTTTGCTCGGGTTGAAGAGGCCTACCGTGCCGTCCTGGCACATCAGAGCCAGACCAAGAAACGTGATGGAGTGAAGGAAGCGGAGGATGAGGAGTCAAAAGGCATGGCACCTCAACATAGACACTACCTCAGCTATGAGGGTGTAGGCTCAGGCACACCCAGCCAGCGTGAACGTCAGTACCGGCAGTTTCGTGTAGACCGGGCAGCCGAGCAGGTTTTGGACTACCGGCAGAGGGAGCATGAGAGAGCAGCTGCCGCGGAGGGAGCGCTGGTGGAAAGGGACATGCGTCAGCGCAGCCGGAAGATTAAGATCACCCAGGCTGTGGATAGGCTGGTGGAGGACCTGATCCAAGAGTCCATGGCCCGCGGAGACTTCAGGAACCTAAGCGGAGCTGGAAAGCCCCTCAGCAAGTTTGAGCACAATCCATACGCTGATCCTATGACCCACAACCTCAACCGCATCCTCATAGACAATGGCTACCAGCCACCCTGGATCGTCACCCAGCGTGACATCCGAGAGACAACCGCTACGTTCCGCAGTCGGCTGCTGGAGGGGAGGGCCAGGCTGGGTGACCCCATGACCCCCAAAGAGCACAGCCAGTGGGAGCAGCTGTGTGGATCTGTAGGGGAGGAGCTGGTGAAACTTAACAAGATGGTGGACAATTTCAACCTCATTGTACCAATGCTCAACATGCAAATGGTTCACTTCAGTTTGGCCCGGGAGATTGACCGTGCTGAGAAAGCAGCCCACCAGCACAGACAGGAccaagagaaggagagagagaaagagagagagaggaggaaggaggagaaaaaaagaaccaATGCAGCACCGAGGCTTAAAGACACTAAGCAAGGTCTGATGTCTTGGATGCAGAATTTACTCAGATGA
- the LOC139917919 gene encoding sodium channel regulatory subunit beta-1, with translation MMRHLYLLVVFNLFVSQCHGGCSEVDSLTEAVAGEGFLLGCISCKIREEVSAETTVDWHFKPEGEEEFRSIFHYDHPNAYILHEDFSSRLEWRGTRDADIQIGAVYIQNVTFNDTGTYRCTFHRTLSLSRAGEHFTVEKEVELSVVAVANRELTAVIAEIMMYVLIVVLQLWLIVVLVYCYKKTSAEHEAREARKALKAQAELLESKDSCDGVQLE, from the exons ATGATGCGTCATTTGTATCTCCTGGTTGTCTTTAATCTTTTTG TGTCCCAGTGCCATGGTGGCTGTTCGGAGGTGGACTCCTTGACAGAAGCTGTGGCGGGTGAAGGCTTCCTGCTGGGCTGCATCTCCTGTAAAATCAGAGAGGAGGTCTCTGCCGAAACCACGGTGGACTGGCACTTCaaaccagagggagaggaggagttcAGGAGT ATCTTCCACTACGACCACCCCAATGCCTACATCCTCCACGAAGACTTCAGCAGCCGTCTGGAGTGGCGCGGGACACGAGACGCCGACATTCAGATAGGAGCCGTTTATATTCAAAACGTCACTTTTAACGACACCGGCACGTACCGCTGCACCTTCCACCGCACCCTCTCCCTGTCGCGGGCGGGTGAGCACTTCACCgtggagaaggaggtggagctCAGCGTGGTGGCTGTAG CCAATCGGGAGCTGACGGCAGTGATCGCAGAGATCATGATGTACGTGCTGATCGTGGTTCTCCAGCTGTGGCTGATTGTGGTTCTGGTCTACTGTTACAAGAAGACCTCCGCGGAGCACGAGGCGCGGGAGGCTCGCAAAGCCCTCAAGGCCCAGGCAGA aCTGTTGGAATCAAAAGACAGCTGTGACGGGGTGCAGCTGGAGTAA